CCTCGCTCGCGAAGTAGTGGCCATCCCCGAAGCCGTAGCTCAGCGGCCTGAATCCGACGGGATCACGGGCAACGAGTATCTTTCCGTCGAAGAGAAACGCGACGGAGTAAGCACCTTTCACCTCGTTAAAGACGGCCCTCATTGCCTCGAACTCGTCGCCCATCTCTTTCAGGTGCCAGAGGAAGGAAACGCCTAGAAGCTCGGAATCAACGGAGTGGTGGAACTTAACGCCCCGCCCTTCGTACTCTCTCCTCAGGGGCAGGAAATTAGTCAGGGTCCCGTTGTGCGCAACAGCTATTCTCTTTCCACAGCATCCCGTTTCGAGCGGCTGGGTCTCGGTGAGGGAGCCGGAGGTGGAGTAGCGGACGTGGGCTATCGCGAGGTTCGACCTCAGCTTGGCAAGCTCTCCATTCCTGAAAACCTCGGGGACCAGCCCCCTCCCAGCCACGGTCTTTATCCTGTGCCTCCAGACGCTTATTCCGGCGCTCTCCTGTCCGCGGTGCTGAAGGGCAATAAGCGCGTAGTAGGCCTTCCTTGCTGCGTTTTCCGACACCGCTGCGAAGACACCGCACTTCTCCCTCATAGCAACCCCGCCGTTATTTTGACTTTAGCATGCCTATTTAATGGGGATCTGACGCTGAATTTGTACTTTATAGTGCTTAAAAACTTTGCCCATTTTTTGCCATTAATAAGGCAAAATAATGCTTAAATAGGTGTGAAATTTACAGAAATATGGTGAAACTCATGGAGGTTTACGAGGGTAAGGCCAAGAAGGTTATCCCGCTGGACGACGGGAAGGCCATAATGGAGTTCAAGGACGATGCTACTGCCTTCGATGGCTCAAAAAAGGCCCGGTTCGGGGGCAAGGGATGGCTCAACGCCCAGATAAGCGCCCATCTCTTCAGGGTTCTTGAGGAGAACGGCGTGAAGACGCACTTCATAGGCGTCGCCGGTGACAACAGGCTGATAGTCGAGAGGCTGAGGATGTACCCGGTAGAGGTGGTGGTGAGGAACGTCGTTGCTGGCAGTTTGAAGAAGCGCCTTCCACTCAGGGAAGGAACGGAACTGCCGGAGCCGATAGTCGAGCTATATTACAAGGACGACAGCCTGCACGACCCCATGATAAACCGCTACCACGCAAAGATTCTCGGGATAAGTGAGAGCGAGATACGGGAGATGGAGAAAATAGCCCTCAGGGTGAACGAGATCCTGAGGGAGTACTTCAGGAAGAGAGGGATAACCCTGATCGACTTCAAGCTGGAGTTCGGAAAGAATGAGAGAGGCGAGATAGTCCTCGGAGACGAGATAAGCCCCGATACCTGCCGCTTCTGGGACGCAGAAACGGGGGAGAGCCTCGACAAGGACGTCTTCCGCTTCGACAGGGGGAATCTCATAGACGCCTACGAGAGGCTTTACCAGAGGATCACGGGCGAGGCTCCGAGTCGTAGGTTATGAAGACGGTGTAACAGCCCTTCTCGTCCTCCTCTATACTTATTTTCCTCAGCCTGATCCCGTAGGTTTCCACGGCTTCCCTGACGACGTCCGGCAGGTTCTCGAGGAAGGCCTTCTTCCTAACGGTCAGCTCCATGGAACCACCAAAAGAAGTTGGACAGGGGAGTTAAAGCCTTATCCCGTAGTTCTCAACCGCGATTCCAGGATCCCTAGTGACAGTCCCCAGCTCAAAGCTCTCGAAGTGCCTGTTCAGGAGCTGAAGGGCTTCCTCACTCTCCCCCTGCGGCACTATAGCCACCATTCCAACGCCCATGTTAAAGACCCTGAACATCTCGTCAAGAGGAACGCCGTTTTCGTGGATCAGCTTGAATATTCCCTCAACCGGCGGCATCTCAAGGGCGAAACCATAGCCGGTCAGGCGCTTCAGGTTGAGCAGTCCCCCACCCGTTATGTGGGCCAGCCCGTGGACTTCAAAGTTTTTGAGCAGTTCCAGGATCGGCTTGACGTATATCCTCGTTGGCTCCAAAAGCCACTCCCAGAGCTTTTTCCCTTCATATTCATACTCAAGACCGTACTTCGGAATCAGGAGCTTCCTTGCGAGTGTCAGCCCGTTTGAGTGAATTCCAGAGCTTGAAATCCCGATCACGGTGTCACCCGGTTTTATCTTCTCCCCTGTGATGATCCCCTCCTTGTCCACGACTCCGATCGCCGTTCCGGCCAGGTCAAAGCCGTTTATAAGGTCAGGCATAATCGCCGTCTCCCCCCCAACTATCGCTATCCTGGCCTCTTTTGCTCCTTCGTAGAGGCCCTTTGCGATCTCTGAGAAGACTCTCTCGTCCGGCTCTTTAACGGCCAGGTAGTCCACCAGAGCCATCGGTTCAGCCCCGACGCAGAGCAGGTCGTTCACGTTCATGGCTATCATGTCTATTCCTATTGTGTCGAACCTGCCGACTGCCTCTGCCACGAGAACCTTCGTGCCAACTCCATCGGTTGTCATCGCCAGATAGAAGTTCCCGAAGTCCATCAGTGCGGCGTAGTGGCCGAGATCCTCCGCCGGCTCGCCGATTTTCCCTCTCCTGAACTCGAAGGTCTCCCTCGCGAGTGAGATTATGCCTCTCAATGCCTTTGAAGTCTTCTCGTCGTCGACCCCTGCCTGGGCGTATGTCATCATGGGCACCACCGGTGGGGGTTGGGTTGGGGGCTTAAAAGGTTTGCCATTTTTCTGCTTAAAAAGGCTTAAATATTTTAGAATTTTAACATTTCAACGTCAAACATTGGGGTGATTATCATGATTAAGCCACGCGATGAACTGGGTACCGCCATGACTGACTCCGCCCAGAAAATCCTCCTCCTCGGGAGTGGCGAGCTGGGAAAGGAGATAGCGATCGAGGCCCAGCGCCTGGGGATTGAGGTTGTAGCCGTTGACCGCTACGCCAACGCCCCTGCCATGCAGGTTTCCCACCGCTCCTACGTTGGTGACATGAGAAACGCTGACTTCCTCTTCTCGGTTGTCGAGAGGGAAAGGCCCGACGCGATAATCCCCGAGATAGAGGCCATAAACCTAGATGCCCTCTTCGAGCTTGAGAGGGACGGCTACTTCGTCGTTCCGAACGCCAAAGCCACTTGGATTGCCATGCACCGCGAGAGGACGAGGGAAACCCTTGCAAAGGAAGCCAAAGTACCGACCTCCCGATACGCCTATGCAACGACCCTCGACGAACTCTATGAGGCCTGCGAGAACATAGGCTCCCCCTGCCACACCAAGGCCATAATGAGTTCCTCGGGCAAGGGTTCGTATTTCGTTAGAGGGCCGGAAGACGTCCCGAGGGCCTGGGAGGTAGCGAAGAAAAAAGCGAGAGGAAGTGCCGACAAGCTCATCGTGGAAGAGCACATCGACTTCGACGTCGAGATTACGGAGCTGGCTGTCAGGCATTACGATGAAAACGGTGAGATAGTAACGACGTTTCCAAAGCCAGTCGGCCACTACCAGATCGACGGCGACTACCATTCGAGCTGGCAGCCTGCTGAGATAAGCGAAAAAGCTGAGCGCGAGGTTTACAGGATAGCGAAGCGTATAACTGACGTCCTTGGCGGTCTCGGCCTCTTTGGCGTCGAGATGTTCGTGAAGGGCGACAGGGTCTGGGCCAACGAGGTTTCGCCGAGGCCCCACGACACCGGCATGGTGACGCTGGCTTCCCACCCGGCGGGCTTCTCAGAGTTTGGCCTGCACCTCAGGGCAGTTCTGGGCCTCCCGATTCCGGGGAAGTGGGCTGACGGTTACAGACTCTTCCCGGTGCTGATTCCAGCGGCAACCCATGTCATAAAGGCCAACGTTTCCGGCCATTCGCCCCGCTTCAGGGGTCTTGCCAGGGCTTTGAGCGTTCCCAACGCAACGCTGAGGCTATTCGGGAAGCCAGAGGCCTACCCAGGAAGGAGGCTTGGTGTTGCGATAGCTTGGGATAACGATGTCGGAGAGGCCAGGAAGAGGGCCGAAATGGTGGCCCACACGGTGGAGCTGAGGACTGGGAGTTCCGGATGGCACTCTCAGGACTACGAAAGGAGACGGCATCTGCTTGATTAACACTTTGTAACAGTTCGATGGAAGAAAGAAAAGTTTAAAAGGCCCGGAATGTTCCATAGTGTGAGCTAAAATATGCGTCTTCTCGGTGTAATCAGGCTGGGGTGGAATAAGCCAGTGTTAACGATGCGGGCTTCATGCCCGCATCTTTTCCCTGTACTCCATGAGCTTTTCTCTGAGTTCACTGTTCTGGAGTGCGAGAATCTCGATCGTCAGCAAAGCCGCGTTCTTGCCGTTGTCTATTCCCACAGCCGCTACGGGAACTCCGGGGGGCATCTGGGCTATGCTCAGCAGGGCGTCGAGGCCGCCAAGCTTGGCTGAAACCGGGACACCTATGACGGGCTTAATTGTGTGAGCCGCTATCACACCCGGAAGGGCGGCGCTCAAACCTGCTATGGCTATGAAAACATCATACTCCTCGCTCTTTGCGAGCCTTTCGACCTTCTCCGGGTTCCTGTGGGCGGAGGCCACTTCAACGTCGTAATCCACACCGAACTCATCGAGAACCTTTGTCACCCTCTCGGCTATGTGAGAGTCGCTTTTGCTCCCCATGACCACGAGAACCTTCATGGCTTTCACCGAACAGTGTTCTCGGGCGGCTTTATAAATTTTGCCGTTTTAATGTAAAAATAAAGCTTAAAAGATGGGCTTTTTAACAAATAAATGGTGAAACTCATGAGGATCCTGCTCGTTGGTGGTGGAGGTAGGGAACACGCGATAGGCGAGGCCCTCGTTAGGGGTGGGGCCGAGCTTTACGTGGTCTCGAAGCACAGGAATCCCGGTCTGGCAAGGTTCGCGAAGGGCTACGGTCTCGCGAAGGAAACCGACGTTGGAAAGGTCCTTTCCTATGCTGAAAAATTCGGCGTTGATATGGCATTCATAGGCCCGGAGACGCCGCTTGAGAAGGGCATCGTGGACGTTTTTGAGAAGAACGGGATTCCAGCGGTGGGACCGACGGAGGGAGCGGCCAGGCTTGAGACTGACAAGGCCTTTGCCCGCTCCCTTATGGAGAAGTACGAGATTCCGGGGAGAAAGCTCTTCAGAGTCTTCGACGATGTCTCCGAGATGCGCTCGTGGATAGACGACTTTGGAAGGCCGGTTGTTGTGAAACCCCTCGGTCTTACCGGCGGCAAGGGCGTCAAGGTCGTCGGTTACCAGCTGAGGGACAACGGGGAGGCAAAGACCTACGCGGAGGAGCTGATAAGAAAGGACGGGAAGGTTCTGGTGGAGGAGAGGACTGATGGTGTCGAGTTCACCTTCCAGGTCTTCACGGACGGAAAGCACGTTGTTCCTATGCCCCTCGCCCAAGACTATCCCCATGCCTACGAAGGCGATGAGGGCCCCATAACGGGTGGAATGGGGTCATATTCATGTGCAAACGGGTTATTGCCCTTCGTTACGGAAGATGACTACAAAAAGGCCCTTGAAACGCTCAAAGCTACCGTTGAGGCCATGAGGAAGGAGGGAACGCCCTACAAAGGCATCCTCTACGGCCAGTTCATGCTCTCCAAGAGCGGCCCGGTCATAATAGAATACAACGCCCGCTTCGGCGACCCCGAGGCAATGAACGTCCTTCCGATTCTGAGAACGAGCCTCCTCGAAATAGCCGAGGGCATAGTGGACGGGAGACTGAAGAAAGCCGAGTTCGAAGACAAAGCGACCGTCGTTAAGTACCTCGCTCCGAGGGGCTATCCCGTGAGTCCCGTGAAGGGGGTTAGGGTCGAGGTGGACGAAGTGGCCGTTAAAGATGGTGGAGCAAGACTCTACTACGCATCAATTGACGAGAGCATGACCCTTCTCGGCTCCCGTCCCATAGCCGTCGTGGGGATAGCGGACTCCATTGGGGATGCTGAGAACATAGCCGAGAACGCGGTAAGGCACGTTAAAGGAGAGCTCTTCTACAGGCGCGATGTGGGGACGAAAGGGAGCATCGAGAAGAGGATACGGATCATGAGGGAGTTTGGAAAGGTCTTTGAGCCAAATGCCTGCTGAGGTGAGGGGAATGATAGGTAGAGAGGAGATTCTTGCCGTTCTGGAAAGATACGACCCGGAGAAGATAACCGTTGGGGTCATCGGCAGCCATTCCGCACTGGACATCGCTGACGGTGCAAGGGAGGAGGGACTGCCGGTTCTTGTGGTTGCCCAGAGGGGCAGGCACAGGACTTACGCCGAGTACTTCATGCTCAGGAGAACCAGAGATGGCCTCACTAAGGGCTTCATCGACGAGGTTCTGATCCTGGAGAAGTTCTCCCGGATAGTTGAGGCCCGGGAAGAGCTTGTTAGGAGGAACGTCATCTTCGTCCCCAACCGCTCCTTCGTCGTTTACACTGGCATTGACAGAGTGGAGAACGAGTTCCTTGTTCCGCTCTTCGGCAGCAGGAACCTGCTGAGGAGCGAGGAGAGGAGTGAGGAGAAGAGCTACTACTGGCTCCTGGACAAGGCGGGCCTCCCCTATCCCGAGGAGGTCAAACCCGAGGAGATCGATGACGTCGGTTTGGTCATTGTGAAGCTCCCGCACGCTAAGAAGAGGCTTGAGAGGGGCTTCTTTACGGCCGCTAGCTATAAAGAGTTCCAGGAGAAGGCGGAGAAGCTCATCAAGCTCGGCGTCATCACCGAAGAGGATCTTGCAAAGGCCAGGATAGAGCGCTACATAATCGGGCCGGTTTTCAACTTCGATTTCTTCTACTCCCCGCTCGACGGGGAGATTGAACTCCTCGGAATAGACTGGCGCTTCGAGACGAGCCTTGACGGTCACGTCCGCCTTCCAGCACCGCAACAGATGACGCTACCGGGACATCAGTTCGAGCCGGAATACACCGTCTGCGGCCACGCTTCCTCAACCCTCCGCGAGTCCCTGCTCGAGAAGGTCTTTGATATGGCCGAGAGGTATGTGAAGGCCACCCGGGAGTACTACCCGCCCGGAATAATCGGACCATTCACCCTCCAGACTGCCGTTGACAAGGATCTGAACTTTTACATCTACGACGTTGCCCCAAGAACCGGAGGAGGAACGAACATCCACATGGCGATGGGTCACCCCTACGGCAACGCCCTCTGGAGGAAGCCCATGAGCACCGGGAGGAGGGTTGCCCTCGAGATAAAGAGGGCAATAGAGCTGGACGAGCTTGAGAATGTTGTTACATGAGGTGATGTGAATGAGATGGAAGGTTAGGGTCATCGTTCGCCTGAAGGAAGGCCTCAACGACCCCGAGGGCAGGGTCGTAGGAAACGCGCTGAGGAACCTCGGTTTCAACGTGGAAAACCTCCGCGTTCCCAAGTACTTCGAGTTCGAGCTTGAGAGCGAGGGGCCTGAGGAGGAAGTCGAGGAGATGTGCAGGAAACTCCTGGCGAATCCGCTCATTCACGAGTGGGAGTACAGCATTGAGCCGGTGAGTTGAGATGGTCCGCTTTGCCGTTGTGGTGTTTCCGGGAACGAACTGCGACTTCGAGACGGAGAGGGCGATAAGAAAGGCGGGAGCAGAGGCAGAGCGTGTGTGGTACAAGACCTCGCTGAAGGACTTCGATGGTGTCGTCCTTCCAGGAGGTTTCAGCTACGCGGACTACCTGAGGGCCGGTGCCATAGCGGCGAGACAGGAGATAATGGAAGAGGTGAAGGAGTTCGCACGCGAAGGGAGACCTGTCCTCGGGATATGCAACGGCTTTCAGGTTCTGACGGAGGCTGGCCTCCTTCCGGGAGCATTGAGGCCGAATAAAACTCCAAGGTTCATCTGCAAATGGGTTCATCTTCGCGTTGCCGACGGCGAGACTCCGTTCACCCAGTTCTATGAGCCGGGGGAGGTCATCAGAATGCCGATAGCCCACGCCGAGGGAAACTACTACGCTGACGACCCCTCGAAGGTTAGAGTCGTTTTCCAGTACAGCGACGAGGAAGGTAACATAACCGATGAAGTCAACCCGAACGGCTCGCTCCTGAACATAGCGGCGGTAGCTAACGAGAGGGGCAACATCCTGGGAACGATGCCGCACCCAGAGCGCGCGAGCGACAGGTTTTTGGGAAGTGAGGACGGACTGAGGCTCTTCAAGAGCATGGTGGAGTGGGCGAGGAGGTGAAACTATGTTCCCCCACGAGGAGAATCTCATCCGCGAGAGGCTCGGAAAGGAGCCAAACGAAGTGGAAAAGGCGATGCTCGAGGTGATGTGGAGCGAGCATGCCTCCTACAAGTCGAGCAGGCCCTTTTTGAAGCTCCTTCCAACGGAGAATGAGCACGTGGTTTTAGGCCCCGGGGAGGACGCTGGAATAGTGAAGTTCGACGATGAAACGTGGATAGCGATTGGAATCGAGAGCCACAACCATCCGAGCGCCGTTGAACCCTACGGCGGAGCTGCCACCGGTGTCGGCGGAATCGTGAGGGATATTCTGTGTATGGGTGCAAGGCCGATAGCGCTCCTGGACCCGATCCGCTTCGGACCGCTTGAGGGGGAGCGCAACCGCTACCTCTTCCAGGGCGTCGTCAAGGGCATAGCCGACTACGGCAACAGGATAGGCGTCCCTACTGTTGGGGGCGAGACGGAGTTTGACGAAAGCCTCGACAACTATGTCCTCGTCAACGTCGCCTGCGTTGGGATAATGAGGCCCGAACACCTCGTCCACAGCTACGTGACGGAACCCGGTCTAAAGCTCATTCTCGTTGGCAACAGGACCGGGAGGGACGGGATACACGGCGTGACCTTCGCGAGCGAAGAGCTGAGCGAGAACGCGGAGGAGGAAGACCGCTCGGCCGTCCAGATTCCGGATCCGTTCACCGAGAAGCTCCTCATCGAGGCCACGCTTGAGGCGGTCTACACGGGAAAGGTTAGGGCCCTGAAGGACCTCGGGGGCGGTGGGCTGACCTGCGCCTCAGCGGAGATGGCCGGAAAGAAAGGTTTTGGTGCTGTAATCCACGCCGACCGCGTCCCCCTCAGAGAGCCGAACATGGCCCCTGCCGAAGTCATGATTTCGGAGAGCCAGGAGAGGATGCTCTTCGCGGTTAAGGATGAGGACGTTGGGGAAATCGGGAGAATCTTTGAGAAATACGGGCTTGAGTGGATCGTTGTCGGGGAGATAATAGCCGAGTCGAGGTACGTCGTCCTCTGGAACGGTGAAAAGGTCGCCGACCTGCCGATAGACCTCCTCACGGATGTTCCCACAATTGAGTGGGAGATGAGGCCCCACAGCCTTGAGAGTAATGCCAAAACTCCAAACATAGGCTTCAAAGAGGCCTTCGAACTCGTCTGGGGCAGTCCCAACGTGGTGAGCAAGCGCTGGATATGGGAGCAGTACGACCACGAGGTTCAGGGGAGGACCGTTCTGAAACCCGGCCGTGACGCGGCGGTTCTCAGAATCAATGACGAGTACGGTCTCGCCTTCGTTGCCGACGGGAATCCACGGCACAGCCACCTCAACCCCTACCAGGGAGCCATGGGGGCCGTGGCAGAAGTCGTAAGGAACCTCGTCAGCGTGGGCGCCGAACCCCTTGCCCTCGTGGACAACCTCAACTTTGCCTCGCCCGAAATGCCCGAGGTCTACTGGAGCTTTGCCGAGACGGTTCGGGGTCTGGCGGACGCTGCCAAAGCCTTTGGTCTGGCCTACGTGAGCGGGAACGTCAGCTTCTACAACGAGGTCGTTGACAGGCCGATAAAGCCCACACCTGTGGTGGCTGGACTCGGGAAGGTAAAGCTTGAGGAGATTCCGGGAATGGGGCTGAGTGATGGCCTCCTCATCGGTGTCATCGGCGTTACGAGAAGGGAACTCGGCGGCTCTGAACTGTACAGTGTTCTGGGCGTTGAGGGTGGCTTTGCTCCGAAGGTTGATCTTGGGGTGGAAAGGGCCAACGCGGAAGCCGTTATGGGGGCAGTAAGGGCGGGCCTCGTCAAAGCCGTCCACGACGTGAGCGTGGGTGGAATAGCGGCAGCCCTGGCCGAGATGGCGGTGGCGGGGTGCGCTGGTTTCACAGTGGATCTCTCCGGGGTTCCCGCAGAGATGGACAACCCCATCGAAGTGGCCTTCAGCGAGAGCCATGGGCGCTACGTCGTGGCGTTCCCGGAGGAGAACCTGGACGCACTCAGGGCCCTCTTCAAGGACTTCGCGGTCATCGGAAAGGCCGGCGGAAACGAAGCAGTCTTCCTCTGGAATGGGATGGAGCTGATGAGAACGCCCGTT
This window of the Thermococcus siculi genome carries:
- the purC gene encoding phosphoribosylaminoimidazolesuccinocarboxamide synthase — its product is MEVYEGKAKKVIPLDDGKAIMEFKDDATAFDGSKKARFGGKGWLNAQISAHLFRVLEENGVKTHFIGVAGDNRLIVERLRMYPVEVVVRNVVAGSLKKRLPLREGTELPEPIVELYYKDDSLHDPMINRYHAKILGISESEIREMEKIALRVNEILREYFRKRGITLIDFKLEFGKNERGEIVLGDEISPDTCRFWDAETGESLDKDVFRFDRGNLIDAYERLYQRITGEAPSRRL
- the purM gene encoding phosphoribosylformylglycinamidine cyclo-ligase; protein product: MMTYAQAGVDDEKTSKALRGIISLARETFEFRRGKIGEPAEDLGHYAALMDFGNFYLAMTTDGVGTKVLVAEAVGRFDTIGIDMIAMNVNDLLCVGAEPMALVDYLAVKEPDERVFSEIAKGLYEGAKEARIAIVGGETAIMPDLINGFDLAGTAIGVVDKEGIITGEKIKPGDTVIGISSSGIHSNGLTLARKLLIPKYGLEYEYEGKKLWEWLLEPTRIYVKPILELLKNFEVHGLAHITGGGLLNLKRLTGYGFALEMPPVEGIFKLIHENGVPLDEMFRVFNMGVGMVAIVPQGESEEALQLLNRHFESFELGTVTRDPGIAVENYGIRL
- the purT gene encoding phosphoribosylglycinamide formyltransferase 2 encodes the protein MIKPRDELGTAMTDSAQKILLLGSGELGKEIAIEAQRLGIEVVAVDRYANAPAMQVSHRSYVGDMRNADFLFSVVERERPDAIIPEIEAINLDALFELERDGYFVVPNAKATWIAMHRERTRETLAKEAKVPTSRYAYATTLDELYEACENIGSPCHTKAIMSSSGKGSYFVRGPEDVPRAWEVAKKKARGSADKLIVEEHIDFDVEITELAVRHYDENGEIVTTFPKPVGHYQIDGDYHSSWQPAEISEKAEREVYRIAKRITDVLGGLGLFGVEMFVKGDRVWANEVSPRPHDTGMVTLASHPAGFSEFGLHLRAVLGLPIPGKWADGYRLFPVLIPAATHVIKANVSGHSPRFRGLARALSVPNATLRLFGKPEAYPGRRLGVAIAWDNDVGEARKRAEMVAHTVELRTGSSGWHSQDYERRRHLLD
- the purE gene encoding 5-(carboxyamino)imidazole ribonucleotide mutase; translated protein: MKVLVVMGSKSDSHIAERVTKVLDEFGVDYDVEVASAHRNPEKVERLAKSEEYDVFIAIAGLSAALPGVIAAHTIKPVIGVPVSAKLGGLDALLSIAQMPPGVPVAAVGIDNGKNAALLTIEILALQNSELREKLMEYREKMRA
- the purD gene encoding phosphoribosylamine--glycine ligase; this encodes MRILLVGGGGREHAIGEALVRGGAELYVVSKHRNPGLARFAKGYGLAKETDVGKVLSYAEKFGVDMAFIGPETPLEKGIVDVFEKNGIPAVGPTEGAARLETDKAFARSLMEKYEIPGRKLFRVFDDVSEMRSWIDDFGRPVVVKPLGLTGGKGVKVVGYQLRDNGEAKTYAEELIRKDGKVLVEERTDGVEFTFQVFTDGKHVVPMPLAQDYPHAYEGDEGPITGGMGSYSCANGLLPFVTEDDYKKALETLKATVEAMRKEGTPYKGILYGQFMLSKSGPVIIEYNARFGDPEAMNVLPILRTSLLEIAEGIVDGRLKKAEFEDKATVVKYLAPRGYPVSPVKGVRVEVDEVAVKDGGARLYYASIDESMTLLGSRPIAVVGIADSIGDAENIAENAVRHVKGELFYRRDVGTKGSIEKRIRIMREFGKVFEPNAC
- a CDS encoding formate--phosphoribosylaminoimidazolecarboxamide ligase family protein; the protein is MIGREEILAVLERYDPEKITVGVIGSHSALDIADGAREEGLPVLVVAQRGRHRTYAEYFMLRRTRDGLTKGFIDEVLILEKFSRIVEAREELVRRNVIFVPNRSFVVYTGIDRVENEFLVPLFGSRNLLRSEERSEEKSYYWLLDKAGLPYPEEVKPEEIDDVGLVIVKLPHAKKRLERGFFTAASYKEFQEKAEKLIKLGVITEEDLAKARIERYIIGPVFNFDFFYSPLDGEIELLGIDWRFETSLDGHVRLPAPQQMTLPGHQFEPEYTVCGHASSTLRESLLEKVFDMAERYVKATREYYPPGIIGPFTLQTAVDKDLNFYIYDVAPRTGGGTNIHMAMGHPYGNALWRKPMSTGRRVALEIKRAIELDELENVVT
- the purS gene encoding phosphoribosylformylglycinamidine synthase subunit PurS, whose amino-acid sequence is MRWKVRVIVRLKEGLNDPEGRVVGNALRNLGFNVENLRVPKYFEFELESEGPEEEVEEMCRKLLANPLIHEWEYSIEPVS
- the purQ gene encoding phosphoribosylformylglycinamidine synthase I — its product is MVRFAVVVFPGTNCDFETERAIRKAGAEAERVWYKTSLKDFDGVVLPGGFSYADYLRAGAIAARQEIMEEVKEFAREGRPVLGICNGFQVLTEAGLLPGALRPNKTPRFICKWVHLRVADGETPFTQFYEPGEVIRMPIAHAEGNYYADDPSKVRVVFQYSDEEGNITDEVNPNGSLLNIAAVANERGNILGTMPHPERASDRFLGSEDGLRLFKSMVEWARR
- the purL gene encoding phosphoribosylformylglycinamidine synthase subunit PurL, with product MFPHEENLIRERLGKEPNEVEKAMLEVMWSEHASYKSSRPFLKLLPTENEHVVLGPGEDAGIVKFDDETWIAIGIESHNHPSAVEPYGGAATGVGGIVRDILCMGARPIALLDPIRFGPLEGERNRYLFQGVVKGIADYGNRIGVPTVGGETEFDESLDNYVLVNVACVGIMRPEHLVHSYVTEPGLKLILVGNRTGRDGIHGVTFASEELSENAEEEDRSAVQIPDPFTEKLLIEATLEAVYTGKVRALKDLGGGGLTCASAEMAGKKGFGAVIHADRVPLREPNMAPAEVMISESQERMLFAVKDEDVGEIGRIFEKYGLEWIVVGEIIAESRYVVLWNGEKVADLPIDLLTDVPTIEWEMRPHSLESNAKTPNIGFKEAFELVWGSPNVVSKRWIWEQYDHEVQGRTVLKPGRDAAVLRINDEYGLAFVADGNPRHSHLNPYQGAMGAVAEVVRNLVSVGAEPLALVDNLNFASPEMPEVYWSFAETVRGLADAAKAFGLAYVSGNVSFYNEVVDRPIKPTPVVAGLGKVKLEEIPGMGLSDGLLIGVIGVTRRELGGSELYSVLGVEGGFAPKVDLGVERANAEAVMGAVRAGLVKAVHDVSVGGIAAALAEMAVAGCAGFTVDLSGVPAEMDNPIEVAFSESHGRYVVAFPEENLDALRALFKDFAVIGKAGGNEAVFLWNGMELMRTPVARLEEIHESLPKLLGEEG